A single window of Gadus morhua chromosome 22, gadMor3.0, whole genome shotgun sequence DNA harbors:
- the krit1 gene encoding krev interaction trapped protein 1 isoform X1: MGNQDNLEEVFVAVIRPKNQVSLSSKEYRAKSYEILLIEVPLEGKEKKRKKVLLAAKIPAGGDRTRSILNYVDEMTKTISNNQGLIGKRVVHMKKFTLNSDNEGKEVSLFIVPLGVKDNSKPCYTAGSPSFYCLQDMMRVCSETSAHFSSVTSRMLLALDKWLAEQHTVPHAIPALFRPAPVERVKTTVSNPAYASGPERGPSEEEGLHMGYTALEVRSKMMSLEKADVCVLNPLYGSDLQYTNRVDKVIINPYFGLGAPDYSKIQIPKREKWQHGPNSVSEDKERQWVDDFPLHRSACEGDTELLTKLLDSGFSVKQLDSDHWAPIHYACWHGKVEATSLLLEKGKCNPNLLNGQLSSPLHFAARGGHSEIVKLLLQHSEIDRHIEDQQKRSPLQVCEENKQNEWEETVKLLQQASTKPYEKVRIYRMDGSYRSVELKHGNNTTVQQIMEGMRLSQESQQYFTIWICSENLNLQLKPYHKPLQHLRIWTEIVTDLTVLDPQRENPQLFLRRDVRLPLDVEKKVEDPLSILILFDEARHSLLKGMFPSPDSKLITLASLLLQIIYGNYESKKHKQGFLNEENLRSIVPMSKVKSKAYHWTNRILYEYKALSTSEGVSKEMHHLQRLFLQNCWDVPTYGAAFFTGQVYTKASASNHKVIRVMVGVNTKGLHLMNMETKVLLISLEYGGFMWQLGQADLYFQIHSVENKMNIIVHTKQAGLIVKLLMKLSGQMTPNDKSLSDKYAYG, encoded by the exons ATGGGCAACCAGGACAACCTTGAAGAGGTGTTCGTTGCAGTCATTCGCCCGAAGAATCAAGTCAGCTTAAGTTCAAAGGAATACAGAGCAAAGTCATATGAG ATCCTGTTGATAGAAGTACCACTGGAGGggaaagaaaagaagagaaagaaagttCTTCTAGCAGCAAAGATCCCTGCCGGGGGAGACAGAACAAGATCTATTTTGAATTATGTAGATGAGATGACCAAGACCATATCCAATAACCAAGGCCTCATAG GGAAGCGTGTGGTGCACATGAAGAAATTCACCCTCAATTCTGACAATGAAGGCAAAGAGGTCTCCCTCTTTATCGTGCCACTCGGTGTCAAAG acaacAGCAAGCCCTGCTACACGGCGGGGAGCCCCAGCTTCTACTGCCTTCAGGACATGATGAGGGTGTGCAGTGAGACCAGTGCCCACTTCTCCTCAGTCACCTCCAGGATGCTGCTGGCCTTAgacaa ATGGCTGGCGGAGCAGCACACCGTACCCCACGCCATCCCGGCACTGTTCCGGCCGGCGCCGGTGGAGAGGGTGAAGACGACAGTCAGCAACCCGGCGTACGCCAGCGGGCCTGAGCGCGGgcccagcgaggaggaggggctgcACATGGGCTACACCGCCCTGGAGGTCCGCAGCAAGATGATGTCGCTGGAGAAGGCGGACGTGTGCGTGTTGAACCCGCTCTACGGCTCGGACCTGCAGTACACCAaccgg GTGGACAAAGTGATCATAAACCCTTACTTTGGACTTGGAGCTCCAGACTACTCCAAAATCCAGATTCCTAAAAGAGAAAAGTGGCAGCATGGACCTAACAGCGTTTCAGAAGACAA GGAGCGGCAGTGGGTGGACGACTTCCCCCTCCACCGCAGCGCCTGTGAGGGAGACACTGAGCTGCTCACCAAGCTCCTCGACAGCGGCTTCTCCGTCAAGCAGCTGGACAGCGACCACTGGGCGCCCATCCACTACGCCTGCTG GCATGGCAAGGTGGAGGCCACCAGTCTGCTGCTGGAGAAGGGGAAGtgtaaccccaacctgctcaaCGGACAGCTCAGCTCCCCGCTGCACTTTGCAGCCCGCGGGGGACACTCTGAGATCGTCAAGCTCCTGCTGCAGCACTCTGAGATAGACCGG CACATCGAGGACCAGCAGAAGCGCTCCCCCCTGCAGGTGTGTGAGGAGAACAAGCAGAACGAGTGGGAGGAGACGGTGAAGTTACTGCAGCAGGCCAGCACCAAACCT TACGAGAAGGTGCGCATCTACCGCATGGATGGCTCCTACCGCTCGGTGGAGCTGAAGCACGGCAACAACACCACGGTGCAGCAGATCATGGAGGGCATGCGCCTGTCGCAGGAGAGCCAGCAGTACTTCACCATCTGGATCTGCTCAGAGAACCTCA ACTTGCAACTGAAGCCGTACCACAAGCCCCTGCAGCACCTGCGCATCTGGACAGAGATCGTGACGGACCTGACGGTGCTGGACCCCCAGAGGGAGAACCCCCAGCTGTTCCTGCGGAGGGACGTGAGGCTTCCCCTGGACGTGGAGAAGAAG GTGGAGGATCCACTGTCCATCCTGATCCTGTTCGACGAGGCCCGCCACTCTCTGCTCAAGGGCATGTTCCCCTCCCCGGACAGCAAGCTGATCACCCTGGCCAGCCTCCTGCTGCAGATCATCTACGGCAACTACGAGAGCAAGAAGCACAAGCAGGGCTTCCTCAA TGAAGAAAACCTCCGGTCTATAGTTCCAATGTCTAAAGTGAAAAGCAAGGCGTACCATTGGACCAACAGGATCCTTTACGAATACAAG gcCCTGAGCACCAGTGAGGGTGTGAGCAAGGAGATGCACCACCTACAGCGGCTCTTCCTGCAGAACTGCTGGGACGTCCCCACCTACGGGGCAGCCTTCTTCACAGGGCAGGTGTACACCAAGGCCAGCGCCAGCAACCACAAGGTCATCCGGGTGATGGTGGGCGTCAACACCAAGGGGCTGCACCTCATGAACATGGAGACCAAG GTGCTTCTCATCAGCCTGGAGTACGGGGGGTTCATGTGGCAGCTGGGCCAGGCAGACCTATACTTCCAGATCCACAGCGTGGAGAACAAGATGAACATCATCGTCCACACAAAACAG GCCGGCCTTATTGTGAAACTTCTCATGAAGCTCAGTGGACAGATGACTCCAAATGACAAGAGCCTTTCGGACAAGTATGCCTATGGTTGA
- the krit1 gene encoding krev interaction trapped protein 1 isoform X2 gives MTKTISNNQGLIGKRVVHMKKFTLNSDNEGKEVSLFIVPLGVKDNSKPCYTAGSPSFYCLQDMMRVCSETSAHFSSVTSRMLLALDKWLAEQHTVPHAIPALFRPAPVERVKTTVSNPAYASGPERGPSEEEGLHMGYTALEVRSKMMSLEKADVCVLNPLYGSDLQYTNRVDKVIINPYFGLGAPDYSKIQIPKREKWQHGPNSVSEDKERQWVDDFPLHRSACEGDTELLTKLLDSGFSVKQLDSDHWAPIHYACWHGKVEATSLLLEKGKCNPNLLNGQLSSPLHFAARGGHSEIVKLLLQHSEIDRHIEDQQKRSPLQVCEENKQNEWEETVKLLQQASTKPYEKVRIYRMDGSYRSVELKHGNNTTVQQIMEGMRLSQESQQYFTIWICSENLNLQLKPYHKPLQHLRIWTEIVTDLTVLDPQRENPQLFLRRDVRLPLDVEKKVEDPLSILILFDEARHSLLKGMFPSPDSKLITLASLLLQIIYGNYESKKHKQGFLNEENLRSIVPMSKVKSKAYHWTNRILYEYKALSTSEGVSKEMHHLQRLFLQNCWDVPTYGAAFFTGQVYTKASASNHKVIRVMVGVNTKGLHLMNMETKVLLISLEYGGFMWQLGQADLYFQIHSVENKMNIIVHTKQAGLIVKLLMKLSGQMTPNDKSLSDKYAYG, from the exons ATGACCAAGACCATATCCAATAACCAAGGCCTCATAG GGAAGCGTGTGGTGCACATGAAGAAATTCACCCTCAATTCTGACAATGAAGGCAAAGAGGTCTCCCTCTTTATCGTGCCACTCGGTGTCAAAG acaacAGCAAGCCCTGCTACACGGCGGGGAGCCCCAGCTTCTACTGCCTTCAGGACATGATGAGGGTGTGCAGTGAGACCAGTGCCCACTTCTCCTCAGTCACCTCCAGGATGCTGCTGGCCTTAgacaa ATGGCTGGCGGAGCAGCACACCGTACCCCACGCCATCCCGGCACTGTTCCGGCCGGCGCCGGTGGAGAGGGTGAAGACGACAGTCAGCAACCCGGCGTACGCCAGCGGGCCTGAGCGCGGgcccagcgaggaggaggggctgcACATGGGCTACACCGCCCTGGAGGTCCGCAGCAAGATGATGTCGCTGGAGAAGGCGGACGTGTGCGTGTTGAACCCGCTCTACGGCTCGGACCTGCAGTACACCAaccgg GTGGACAAAGTGATCATAAACCCTTACTTTGGACTTGGAGCTCCAGACTACTCCAAAATCCAGATTCCTAAAAGAGAAAAGTGGCAGCATGGACCTAACAGCGTTTCAGAAGACAA GGAGCGGCAGTGGGTGGACGACTTCCCCCTCCACCGCAGCGCCTGTGAGGGAGACACTGAGCTGCTCACCAAGCTCCTCGACAGCGGCTTCTCCGTCAAGCAGCTGGACAGCGACCACTGGGCGCCCATCCACTACGCCTGCTG GCATGGCAAGGTGGAGGCCACCAGTCTGCTGCTGGAGAAGGGGAAGtgtaaccccaacctgctcaaCGGACAGCTCAGCTCCCCGCTGCACTTTGCAGCCCGCGGGGGACACTCTGAGATCGTCAAGCTCCTGCTGCAGCACTCTGAGATAGACCGG CACATCGAGGACCAGCAGAAGCGCTCCCCCCTGCAGGTGTGTGAGGAGAACAAGCAGAACGAGTGGGAGGAGACGGTGAAGTTACTGCAGCAGGCCAGCACCAAACCT TACGAGAAGGTGCGCATCTACCGCATGGATGGCTCCTACCGCTCGGTGGAGCTGAAGCACGGCAACAACACCACGGTGCAGCAGATCATGGAGGGCATGCGCCTGTCGCAGGAGAGCCAGCAGTACTTCACCATCTGGATCTGCTCAGAGAACCTCA ACTTGCAACTGAAGCCGTACCACAAGCCCCTGCAGCACCTGCGCATCTGGACAGAGATCGTGACGGACCTGACGGTGCTGGACCCCCAGAGGGAGAACCCCCAGCTGTTCCTGCGGAGGGACGTGAGGCTTCCCCTGGACGTGGAGAAGAAG GTGGAGGATCCACTGTCCATCCTGATCCTGTTCGACGAGGCCCGCCACTCTCTGCTCAAGGGCATGTTCCCCTCCCCGGACAGCAAGCTGATCACCCTGGCCAGCCTCCTGCTGCAGATCATCTACGGCAACTACGAGAGCAAGAAGCACAAGCAGGGCTTCCTCAA TGAAGAAAACCTCCGGTCTATAGTTCCAATGTCTAAAGTGAAAAGCAAGGCGTACCATTGGACCAACAGGATCCTTTACGAATACAAG gcCCTGAGCACCAGTGAGGGTGTGAGCAAGGAGATGCACCACCTACAGCGGCTCTTCCTGCAGAACTGCTGGGACGTCCCCACCTACGGGGCAGCCTTCTTCACAGGGCAGGTGTACACCAAGGCCAGCGCCAGCAACCACAAGGTCATCCGGGTGATGGTGGGCGTCAACACCAAGGGGCTGCACCTCATGAACATGGAGACCAAG GTGCTTCTCATCAGCCTGGAGTACGGGGGGTTCATGTGGCAGCTGGGCCAGGCAGACCTATACTTCCAGATCCACAGCGTGGAGAACAAGATGAACATCATCGTCCACACAAAACAG GCCGGCCTTATTGTGAAACTTCTCATGAAGCTCAGTGGACAGATGACTCCAAATGACAAGAGCCTTTCGGACAAGTATGCCTATGGTTGA